The Acidobacteriota bacterium genomic sequence GCAACGGCGCCGCGAGGAGGCCGGTCAGGATGAAGTCGACGATGAAGACGATGGCCAGCTCCGGCCGCCAGTCGCTGAAGGGCCAGAGGACGACGACGCCGAAGGAGTTGATCAGATCGAAGAGGAGGTGCATCGCGCAGCCGAAGAGGGCGAGGGTGCAGCGCGTCCGAAACTTCAGGCGCGGGTAGATCCAGCCGGTCGCGAGCGCGAGGAGGGCGCACCACAGGGGGATCAGGAAGATCGAGTGGCCGAAGGTGCGCCGGAGGAGAAGGGCGTACGGCCCGCCGCCGAGGTAGCTCGCGCCGTCGAGGTCGGGGAGGTTCGCGGCGACGGCGAGGATCGGCACCGCTTCCCGCCCGATCCGATTCCGGAACCACCCGTTCGCCGCCGTGATCCCCGTGAGGGTGTGCGTTACGGGGTCCAAGCGGTCTTCTCGTGGGAAGCGAGCGCTGCGCGCTCGAGATGCGCGACGTAGTTCACCGGCGCGTGATCGCACGCAAGCTGGGGGGGACTCCAGAGTCGGCGTCGAGTCTCCTCCCCGCTCGCACGCACCCTTGCCTCGCGATCGGCGGCGATCGCGCGGCGATCGGGGTTCGTCATCACGCGGCTCGAGGCGCCGATGTAGTGGAGCTCACCGCCGTGCCGCAGTCCGATCCACGGCGGAATGGTCGTCACGATGTCCAGGTTGTTGACGACGCGGTAGAGCCTCACCGCGCTGAGGAGCTCCGTGAACCTCTCGTCGCCCGTGAGCGGCGATCCGAAGTTGTAGACGGCGCGCGGCGGCCGGAGCGTCGCGGCCAGCGTGGCGAGCGCCGCCCCGAGGCTGTGGCCGGTGATGAAGAGCGGCGCGTCGAGGGGGCCGAGCAGCGTCTCGATCTCCTCCCAGACCCGCAGGACCGCCTTCGCGAACCCACGGTGGACGTTTCCCCCCGTCGACCACCTGAAGCGCAGGCAGTCGAGGTCGGTGATCCAGTCCCGCACGCCGTCGGTGCCGCGGAAGGCGAGGACGGTGAACGGGGTGGCGGCCCCGTCCATCGTGGCGACGACCCCTCCCTGCGTTCCGCCGCGGCTGAAGAACCCCACCTCGCGGAGGCCGGCCTGCCTCAGATGGTGACCGCGCCCCCCCGCGCGGTACATGAGCCGCGAGATCTCGGCGAGCCACCAGGCGTTGATGGGGGAGTAGGCCGTGGCGCCGGCGTCGAAGGGCGGCGCGCCCGGCCTGTCGAAGTAGACGCGCGCCCGTCCCGGGCTCGTGAGCGCGCACCAGCCGTTGTCGAAGTTCACGAGGCCGAGAATACAACCTCAGAGCCGCGAGAACCCCTGCTCGGCGAAGTACTCGTCCCTCATCCGGAACTCGAGCTCCGAGAGGGATCTCATGTGATCCATCTCCCACGTGGCGAGGAAGCGGAAGGTCTTCGCCGACTCCTCGTCCTCGCAGTCGTTGGCCGCCTTCGCGTAGAAGTCGATCGCCGCGCGCTCGAGGGTGCACCCCGTCGCGACCGCCGCCATCTCGAAGGCGCCCCCCTTCACCCGCTTCAGGAAGTCGGGGGTGATGATCTCCGAGTGGTCGAGAGGGGAGAGGTTCTGCGGCGTGGCGGGAACGCTCCAGGCGCCGTCCTTGAGGATGCTCTTGAAATTCTGCTCGAGGAAGACCTTGTGCGCCAGCTCGTCCTCGGCGAGCTTCTGGAACATGAGGCGGCAGTTCGCGTCGGTCGCCTTCTCGGCGGCGGCCTTGTAGATCTCGTAGCCGCGCAGCTCCGTGATGATCGCGGACTTCAACACTTCGAGGACGTTCTTCCGGCTCGCGCTGTCCATGGCAGGGTTCTCCAGCGGGCCGATCCCGGGCGGGATCGCGTGGAGCGGGCTGAGGGGAGTCTAACAGGTCGCGGGGTTTGCCGGGAAGGCAGGCGGGGGGTATTCTCCCATCGTGAATCGAGCGCGACGTTCGGGTGGTCCTCGAGGGAATCGCCGGTGAAGAAACAGCGAACGGTGAAGCAATTCAACGTGCTCATCGAACGAGACGCGAAGGGGTACTACGTCGCGACCGTTCCGGCCCTCCGTGGGTGTCATACGCAGGCCAAATCCCTCGACAAGCTGATGGCCCGCATCCAGGAGGCCATTGAATTGTGTCTCGAGGTCGAGGGCGGTGGAGCCGAAGACCTCGACTTCGTGGGTGTCCAAAAGGTGACCGTCGCGAGATGACGAGGCTCCCGCGGCTGACGGGTAAGCGGGTTGTGGCAGCTCTCAGGCGCGCGGGATTCGTGGTTGTTCGGACCAAGGGAAGCCACCATTTCCTGCGCCATCCCGATGGGCTGACGACGGTCGTGCCGGTTCACGTCGGCGAGTCCTTGGGACCCGGCTTGTTGGCCAAGATTCTCAGCGACTGCGAAATGACCCCGGTAGAGTTTCAGCAACTTCTGTAAGTGACGCCGGCGCCGATCAAGTCAGCCCTCGGGTATCCCACTACTCCGCAAGGAACCCCCGCTCCCTCATCCACCCGTCGTTGTAGATCGTGCTCAGGTACCGCGATCCGGAGTCGGGGAAGATCGTGACGACGCGCGCCGGCCGATCGAGCCGGCGGATCCACTCTCGCACGCCGCAGAGCGCCGCGCCGCTCGAGCCGCCGGCGAAAATGGCCTCGGTGCGGGCGAGATCGCGCGCGGCGAGGAAGGCGTCGCGGTCGCCGACCTGGAGCATGTCGTCGAGGAGCTCGAACTCCGGGCAGCCGATGATCTCCTCGTCGCCGAGCCCCTCGAGGAACGACGGCGCCGGAGTTCCCACGCGCCCCGATTTGAAGTGCTCGTAGAAGACGGAGCCGATCGGATCCACCGCGACGATCTTCACGCGCGGATCCTGCTCCTTCAGATACCGGGCGACGCCGCACAAGGTCCCCCCGGTCCCCATTCCCGCGACAACGGCGTCGATGCGCCCGTCCATCTGCCGCCAGATCTCGGGGCCGGTGGTGCGGTAGTGGGCCTCGTTGTTCGCGCGGTTGTTGTGCTGGTCGGTGAAGAAGGCGCGGGGCGTCGTCTCGGCCACGCGACGGGCCATCCGGTTGTAGCTCTCGGGGTGATCGGGAGGGAGCGATCCGTCCACGAGGACCAGATCGACCCCCATCGCGCGGAGCGAGTCGAGCTTCTCGCGGCTCGTCTGGCGTCGGACGACCATCTTGCACTTGAGCCCGTGGAGCGTCGCCATCATCGCGAGCCCCATCGCCGTGTTCCCCGACGAGTTCTCGACGATGACGTCGCCTTCCCTGAGCTTCCCCTCCGCCAGTGCTTTCTCGACGATGTAGCGCGCGATCCGATCCTTCACGCTCCCCATCGGGTTCATGAACTCGATCTTGGCGAAGACCTCGCCGGCGAACCCGGCCACCGATTTCCGGAGACGCACGAGCGGAGTCCAGCCGACGGCGTCGGAGATCCTGTCATACGCGCGAAGGTCGCTCATGCGCTCGAGTATAGCGAGGCGGGTCAGTACTTCGAGACCGCGTCGAAGTCGAGCTCCACGGTCGGCTCCGATTCGGGATTGCCTTGGGAGAATCTGATGAACCCGATGTCCCGCAACCGGGATAGCTCCCGGACGAGTGTCCTCCGCGTGACCTCGCCGTATGCCGCGCGGATGAAGTGGTGATCCACGAGCTCGGGCCATGAAATGCTTCGGGAGGGTGGGATCGAGAAGGGATCGACAGGCTCGGTCTCCTTCAACAGGAAATCGAGCAGTCGGTACTCCCTCTGGTTCAGAAGACGCCGCCGGGCTCCGACGCGCTTGTCGTGCGATCGAACGAGCATCGCTCCGTAGACGAGGCGGTTCAGCTTGGTCTTGATGAAGTTGTTGATTCCCTGCAGCTCGGCGGCGAATCCATCGATTCCGAAAGAGACGAACGGCGTGACGTCGAACGGGTTCGCCTGCCTCGAGGCCTGAAGGAGAGTCTTGTACTCCCGTTCGTGCCGGTAGAAAAAATTGGAGAGCCCGTAGAACCCGTGCACGTTGTATCCACCCTGGAAGAGGATCCCCGCCTCGAGAAGCCTGGACACGCGCCCGTTGCCGTCGCCGAAGGGATGGATGGTGACGAGGAAGAAATGGGCGAGAAGCGCCTGGATGACCGGGTGGAGATCGCGCACCTTCGTCGAGTTGACGAACTCCACCAACTCCGGCATCAAGGTGCGGAGCTGCTCGTGAGGCGCCCCTCGGTGCACGCCTCCCATGTCGTCGGTGCCGACGGTCACTTCATGGCGCCGAAATCTTCCGGGCGTGTTGTTCGCAACGTCGGACGCTTTCGTGATCAGCTCATGGAGCCTGAGTATGTCGTCGAGGGTCGTGGGGGACACACCAGGCCGGAACCGGTTCCTGGCCCATTCCTGCGCGATGCCCGCGTTTCGAACCTGGAGCTGCTCCTTGCCGATTGAGCCCGCACCTTCCGAGTCACCTTGAGCCGGGGCGACGAGCTCGAGGGAGATCTCCCGCTCGGACATCGTATTTCCCTCAAGCGCCGTCGTCCCACGAATCGCGCGAATCCGGTTGAGTCGGTCGAGTTGCTCGCGCCAGTCGGGGGGCAGGATCAGGTTGGCCGCGGCTTCCCGCAAGGCTTCGATCGTGATGAGACGCCGCGCGGCCTCGTCCGGCTGCGGAAGGAGCCGAAACTCGAATCGAAAGGTCTTCCAATTCACGTTCCCGGTCTCCCCCAGTCCACCGAGGCAATGAAGTTGACACGCTGCGTGACGAGCTTAAGTATAGTATATAAAAAACTTAGCTGACATTCAACAACGAATTCGGCACGATATTTGACACGTTACCTGGTCGCCCGGTCGGCGCCGAGAATCCGCTTGTGACCCTCGCCCCGTTCCCGTAGAATCGGCTCCGACACCGCGTCGCGAGTCGAGCCTTCCCATCCACGCCGGAGGCGAAGATGCCGGACCAGACGGATCCCCACGAGAAAGATCCGGGCGGCGACGGGGTCTCGCGCCGCACCTTCCTGAAAGGGGCGGGGCTCACCGCCGCCGGGGCGGCCGCCGCGGAGGCGGCGCTCCTCGGTGCGGGGCTCGCGGCAGGGGGGCCGAAGACGCTCGGTCCCGGGGCGGTGCCGATCGTCTTGAAGGTCAACGGCGCCGAGCGGCGGATCGAGGTGGAGCCGCGCACGACGCTCGCCGACGCGCTCCGGACGAACCTCGCGCTCACCGGCACCAAGATCGTCTGCGATCGCGGGGCGTGCTCCTCGTGCACCGTCCTCGTCGACGGCCTTCCCGTGAACTCGTGCATGACCTTCGCCCTCGACGTGGGCGCGCGCGAGATCACGACCATCGAAGGGCTCGCGAAGGGGGACGTGCTCCACGCCGTGCAGGCGGGGTTCATCGCCGCCGACGCGATGCAGTGCGGTTTCTGCACGTCGGGGATGGTGATGTCGTGCGCGGCGCTCGTTCACAGGAAGCCTTACCCCACGCGCGAGGAGGTCACCGAGGCGATCAGCGGCAACCTGTGCCGGTGCGGCACCTACCCGCACGTCGTCGACGCTCTCGTCCACACGGCCGAGTCGGGCGGCGAAAAGGGGGCGTGATGACCCGCAAGGACACGTTCAACTTCGGCATCCCCGGGGCGTCGCTGACGCAGATCGAGCGTGAGGTTGCCGACGACGAGCCGCCGCCGCTCGCGGTGAACGAGAAGCTCAGGTTGATCGGCAAGGAGGTCACGCGCTGGGACGGCCGCCAGAAGGTCACCGGGGCCGCGCGCTACCCGTCGGACATCCAGCTCGCGGGGATGCTCTACGCCAGCCTCGTCTCCGCGACGGAGCCCCACGCGCGCATCGCGTCGATCGACACAAGCGCCGCCGAGAGGTATCCCGGCGTGCGCGCGGTCCATGTCGTCGAGAAGATCCTCGAGAGCGCCGAGCTGCGCGACCCGAGCCAGGAGATCCCCTCGAAGTACCCGATCGTCCGCTACGCCGGGCAGCCGATCGCGGCCGTGGCGGCGGCGACGCAGGCGGCCGCGGACGAGGCGGCCCGCCTCGTCAAGGTCGTGTACGAGAAGCGACCGTTCGTCGTCGACGTCGAGTCGGCGATGGCGCCGGGGGCGCCGCTCGTCTTCCCCGCGGCGGCGGATCAGTAAGGGTCGGCCGGCGGAGGGGGAGGCCCCGCGGGCGTCCCCCAGACCGGCAACGTGCGGGGGCCGATGAAGCGCTCGAAGAGCCCCGACTCCGAAGGGGGGATCGAGAAGGCGTTCGCGGCGTGCGACGTCGTCGTCGAGGGGGAGTTCCGCACGCGCGTCCAGACGCACAGCTGCCTGGAGACGCACGGCGCTCTCGCCGACTTCAGGGAGGACGGGCTCACCGTCTACGCCTCGACGCAGGGGACCCTGGGCGTCCGCGACGAGCTGTCGGCGATCTTCGGTATCCCGAAGTCGCGCGTGCGCGTCCTCACCGAGCACATGGGGGGCGGCTTCGGCTCGAAGTTCGGCGCGGGAAACGCCGGCGTGATCGCGACGCACCTCTCGAAGAAGGCGGGGGCTCCCGTGCGCCTCTTCTGCTCTCGAAAGGAAGAGCAGTGGGCGACCGGGAACCGCCCCGACGCGAAGATGCGCCTCCGCGTGGGGGCGACGAAGGACGGGAAGCTCCAGGCGATCCACCTCGTGAGCCATGGCACCGCGGGGGTCGGCACGGGGGCCGGGGTCGGCGGGCCGATCCACAGCCTCTACGACTGTGAGAACGTGCTCAGCGAGGAGCACGACGTCTTCACCAACGCCGGCCCGGGGGCGGCGATGCGCGCCCCGGGGCACCCGCAGGGGTGCTTCGCCATCGAGCAGCTCATGGACGAGCTGGCGGAGAAGCTCGGCGTCGACGTCCTCGCGCTGATGGACCGGAACGACAGCCACGCCGCCCGCCGCGAGGAAAGGAAGATCGGGGCGCGCCTCTTCGAGTGGTCGCGCCGCAAGCCCGCAGGGTCCGACAAGGGGCCGGTGAAGCGCGGCCTCGGCGTCGCGCAGGCGGTCTGGTACCGGTTCGCGAACTTCGACTCGGCCTGCGAGGTGCGCATCGCGCGCGACGGATCGGTCGAGGCCCTGTCGGCGGTGCAGGACATCGGCGGCGGGATCAAGACCGTCATCGCGCAGATCGTCGCCGAGGAGCTGGGGCTCGAGCCCCGGCAGATCGACGTGAAGATCGGCGACACGAACAGCCCGCCCGGCCCGGCAAGCGGCGGGAGCCTCACGACCGGCTCCATCACCCCCGCTGTGCGCGAGGCCGCCTTCAAGGCGAGAGTCGAGCTGGTGAGGCAGGCCGGGGCCGCCCTCGGCATCCCTGCGGCCGACGCCGTCCTCGAGTCGGGGCGCTTCAAGGGGCGCCGGCCGGGGCAGAAGGACGTGAGCTTCAAGCAGGCCGCGGCGACCCTCGCGACCGAGCAGATCTCCGCGCAGGCGAAGCGCAAGCCCGAGTACGGCGAGCGGGCGGGGCTCACGCTCGGCGGCGTGCAGTTCGTCGAGACGCTGGTCGACACCGAGACGGGGATCGTGCGGCCGGTGCGCGTCGTGGCGGTCCACGACTGCGGACGGCCGATGAACCTCCTCACGCTCCGGAACCAGGTGAACGGAGGCGTCATCCAGGGGCTCTCGTACGCCCTCTACGAGAACCGGAAGCTCGACCGCAACACCGGGATCATGGTCAACCCCAACCTCGAGCAGTACAAGATCCTCGGCTCGCGCGACGTCCCCGAGATCCAGGTCCACTTCATCGAGGAGTACATCGCGCGGAGCTCGACCGACGCCTCGGGGATCGGCGAGCCCTCCACGATTCCGACGGCCGCCGCGCTCGCGAACGCGGTGCACAACGCCATCGGCGTCAGGGTCCGCGAGATCCCGATGACCCCCGCGCGGATCCTCGCCGCGCTCGGGAAGATCCCCGCCGCGAAGGGAGGTGCCGCGTGATCCCGAAGCTCGAGTGG encodes the following:
- a CDS encoding lipase family protein, with the translated sequence MNFDNGWCALTSPGRARVYFDRPGAPPFDAGATAYSPINAWWLAEISRLMYRAGGRGHHLRQAGLREVGFFSRGGTQGGVVATMDGAATPFTVLAFRGTDGVRDWITDLDCLRFRWSTGGNVHRGFAKAVLRVWEEIETLLGPLDAPLFITGHSLGAALATLAATLRPPRAVYNFGSPLTGDERFTELLSAVRLYRVVNNLDIVTTIPPWIGLRHGGELHYIGASSRVMTNPDRRAIAADREARVRASGEETRRRLWSPPQLACDHAPVNYVAHLERAALASHEKTAWTP
- a CDS encoding ferritin family protein, encoding MDSASRKNVLEVLKSAIITELRGYEIYKAAAEKATDANCRLMFQKLAEDELAHKVFLEQNFKSILKDGAWSVPATPQNLSPLDHSEIITPDFLKRVKGGAFEMAAVATGCTLERAAIDFYAKAANDCEDEESAKTFRFLATWEMDHMRSLSELEFRMRDEYFAEQGFSRL
- a CDS encoding type II toxin-antitoxin system HicB family antitoxin; the encoded protein is MKQFNVLIERDAKGYYVATVPALRGCHTQAKSLDKLMARIQEAIELCLEVEGGGAEDLDFVGVQKVTVAR
- a CDS encoding type II toxin-antitoxin system HicA family toxin, encoding MTRLPRLTGKRVVAALRRAGFVVVRTKGSHHFLRHPDGLTTVVPVHVGESLGPGLLAKILSDCEMTPVEFQQLL
- a CDS encoding cysteine synthase family protein codes for the protein MSDLRAYDRISDAVGWTPLVRLRKSVAGFAGEVFAKIEFMNPMGSVKDRIARYIVEKALAEGKLREGDVIVENSSGNTAMGLAMMATLHGLKCKMVVRRQTSREKLDSLRAMGVDLVLVDGSLPPDHPESYNRMARRVAETTPRAFFTDQHNNRANNEAHYRTTGPEIWRQMDGRIDAVVAGMGTGGTLCGVARYLKEQDPRVKIVAVDPIGSVFYEHFKSGRVGTPAPSFLEGLGDEEIIGCPEFELLDDMLQVGDRDAFLAARDLARTEAIFAGGSSGAALCGVREWIRRLDRPARVVTIFPDSGSRYLSTIYNDGWMRERGFLAE
- a CDS encoding Fic family protein; amino-acid sequence: MNWKTFRFEFRLLPQPDEAARRLITIEALREAAANLILPPDWREQLDRLNRIRAIRGTTALEGNTMSEREISLELVAPAQGDSEGAGSIGKEQLQVRNAGIAQEWARNRFRPGVSPTTLDDILRLHELITKASDVANNTPGRFRRHEVTVGTDDMGGVHRGAPHEQLRTLMPELVEFVNSTKVRDLHPVIQALLAHFFLVTIHPFGDGNGRVSRLLEAGILFQGGYNVHGFYGLSNFFYRHEREYKTLLQASRQANPFDVTPFVSFGIDGFAAELQGINNFIKTKLNRLVYGAMLVRSHDKRVGARRRLLNQREYRLLDFLLKETEPVDPFSIPPSRSISWPELVDHHFIRAAYGEVTRRTLVRELSRLRDIGFIRFSQGNPESEPTVELDFDAVSKY
- a CDS encoding (2Fe-2S)-binding protein, which encodes MPDQTDPHEKDPGGDGVSRRTFLKGAGLTAAGAAAAEAALLGAGLAAGGPKTLGPGAVPIVLKVNGAERRIEVEPRTTLADALRTNLALTGTKIVCDRGACSSCTVLVDGLPVNSCMTFALDVGAREITTIEGLAKGDVLHAVQAGFIAADAMQCGFCTSGMVMSCAALVHRKPYPTREEVTEAISGNLCRCGTYPHVVDALVHTAESGGEKGA